A stretch of Pristiophorus japonicus isolate sPriJap1 chromosome 12, sPriJap1.hap1, whole genome shotgun sequence DNA encodes these proteins:
- the LOC139277069 gene encoding uncharacterized protein produces the protein MEAECRQFHSYNFAADQVFQRGLAQLGEAARESEEQLLEAKIYYYSRFIRPIDLEGYKEWLSSQIIEAKNQNSLAAEEDMTKDFEKLLRQIPSDPGKNDCSATIETTKVTRKPPIDQQAEKMEDARVYFQRSKEIEGKGHTAPYQPTGNSHIKEPHENRTVGDTANLSAMTTAMKGENCTLSFSEVLQLVQSGQEIPGIQKRNITPTNSMPTVSQMARKPKPWESVRYFY, from the exons ATGGAGGCCGAGTGCAGGCAGTTCCACTCGTACAACTTCGCGGCGGATCAGGTGTTCCAGCGCGGCCtggcccagctcggagaggcggcGCGGGAATCCGAGGAGCAGCTGCTCGAGGCAAAAATCTACTACTACTCCAG GTTTATCAGACCCATTGACCTTGAAGGCTACAAAGAATGGCTTTCCTCACAAATTATTGAGGCGAAGAATCAGAACAGCTTAGCTGCAGAGGAAGATATGACAAAGGATTTTGAGAAGCTGCTCAGACAAATTCCAAGTGATCCAGGAAAAAATGACTGTTCAGCTACAATAGAAACCACAAAGGTCACTCGCAAACCACCCATAGATCAGCAAGCAGAGAAAATGGAGGATGCAAGAGTGTATTTTCAGAGGAGTAAAGAAATAGAAGGAAAAGGTCACACTGCTCCTTATCAACCAACTGGGAACAGTCACATAAAAGAACCTCATGAAAATAGAACCGTTGGTGACACTGCAAATCTTTCTGCTATGACCACAGCAATGAAAGGGGAAAACTGCACCCTATCTTTCTCTGAAGTTCTTCAGCTTGTGCAAAGTGGACAAGAAATCCCCGGCATTCAAAAACGGAACATTACGCCAACCAACAGTATGCCTACTGTTTCGCAAATGGCAAGGAAGCCCAAACCTTGGGAAAGTGTCAGATATTTTTAttaa